The Parambassis ranga chromosome 1, fParRan2.1, whole genome shotgun sequence genome includes a region encoding these proteins:
- the septin3 gene encoding neuronal-specific septin-3 isoform X2, producing the protein MSDIVPPEVRPKPAVPAKPPNVGAHSPSSPFPPQGPGIVGSSVAAPPPSAIPVPIGSHSQSHVGSHGVGHGVGHGVGHGLGHAGSHAAANTGPHGHSGSHSSTGGSTLLGYIGIDTIIEQMRKKTMKAGFDFNIMVVGHSGLGKSTLVNTLFKSQVSRRSAGWGRDEKIPKTVEIKSVSHVIEEGGVKMKLTVVDTPGFGDQINNDNCWEPISKYINEQFEKFLKEEVNITRKKRIPDTRVHCCIYFISPTGHSLRQLDTEFMKRLSHSVNIIPVIAKADTMTIEERQEFKQRVRKELEMSGVEFYPQKEFDDDMEDKSDNDKIRETMPFAVVGSDKEYQVNGKRVLGRKTAWGIVEVENPNHCEFAQLRDFLIRSHLQDLKEVTHNIHYETYRAKRLNENGGLHPISSNDTQESNL; encoded by the exons TGCCAAGCCCCCAAATGTGGGAGCTCATTCCCCTTCCAGTCCTTTCCCACCTCAGGGCCCGGGTATTGTTGGAAGCAGCGTTGCTGCTCCCCCTCCGAGCGCTATTCCAGTTCCCATTGGAAGTCACAGTCAAAGCCATGTTGGTAGTCATGGCGTGGGACACGGTGTGGGACACGGCGTTGGACATGGTCTGGGACATGCTGGAAGCCACGCTGCTGCAAACACTGGTCCTCATGGTCACAGCGGCTCCCACAGCTCCACCGGGGGATCCACTCTGCTCGGATACATTGGCATTGACACTATCATTGagcagatgaggaagaagacgaTGAAGGCAGGCTTTGACTTCAATATCATGGTTGTCG gTCACAGTGGTCTCGGAAAGTCCACTCTGGTGAACACCTTATTCAAGTCGCAGGTGAGCAGGCGGAGTGCTGGATGGGGCCGTGACGAGAAGATCCCCAAAACTGTGGAGATCAAGTCAGTGTCTCATG ttattgaAGAAGGTGGTGTGAAGATGAAGCTGACAGTTGTTGACACTCCAGGCTTTGGAGACCAAATCAATAATGATAACTG TTGGGAGCCGATTTCCAAGTACATCAATGAGCAGTTTGAGAAGTTCCTAAAGGAGGAGGTCAACATCACCAGAAAGAAGCGGATCCCTGACACCCGAGTGCACTGCTGTATCTACTTCATCTCCCCAACCGGACACTC TCTTCGGCAGCTAGACACCGAGTTCATGAAACGCTTGAGTCACTCAGTCAACATCATTCCTGTCATCGCTAAAGCCGACACGATGACTATTGAGGAGAGGCAGGAGTTCAAGCAGAGG GTAAGGAAGGAGCTGGAGATGAGTGGGGTTGAGTTTTACCCACAGAAAGAGTTTGATGATGACATGGAGGACAAGAGTGACAATGATAAGATCAGA GAGACAATGCCCTTTGCTGTGGTGGGAAGTGACAAAGAATATCAAGTGAATGGTAAACGAGTTCTTGGGAGAAAGACGGCGTGGGGAATTGTAGAAG ttgaaAACCCAAACCATTGTGAGTTTGCTCAGCTGAGGGATTTCCTGATCAG GTCTCACCTGCAGGATTTGAAAGAAGTCACTCACAACATTCACTATGAAACCTACCGCGCAAAGAGACTCAACGAGAACGGAGGTCTGCACCCCATATCTTCTAACGACACCCAAGAAAGCAACCTGTAG